CGACCACTCGACATTTAGCCCATGAAGGATGTTACTATCGTTGTGATGGTGATATGCAGAGGTAAAGATGTGACAGTAATATCCTCCATTTCTTTCCTCAACAATTGATAGGGAATAATGGAGAACCAACCGTTGTCCGCATCCATGGGGTAACCATTAACCATCGTCATCGTAATCAGATGTGGAGAGGAATGATGGTGGCGTGTGTGATATCGAGCTACACGAGTAGCGGGTATGTTGTACCAGGCTCCTCCCTTTTATAAAAATCTGCAATGACTTTGTTATCCGAACCAAGAATTGTGCTTCGCACATATATTATGTTAGACACATACTAGTGGGGAATCTATACCCCATGAGAATGCATTGGCGCTATTTATTTCATCGCTTGCATTTATCCTCTCTCCCTTTATTTTACTTTCACACTTTATTTTTATATGCCATTCACTCACAAAATTTTAAGGTTTCGTCTATGCTTTTCTTTCGACCGTGATTAACCTGCAGGAGGTAAGATCATTTGGGAGAGACTAGTGTAAAAGCAGCACCTAGtgtgcagaaatagaaaaaagcaGTGACATCCGTCAGATATTAAATGGATGTCTCATATGCAATGCACGTGAGTTGGTGGAGTTTGTATTCATTTTTATGAAAACCCCCTTGACTAACAGTTATGTACAAAAAGATCCCTCCACCATGTTCCTCAAGCTGGATCTGAGACATCCATTCAAAATCCGATGGATGTTGTTGATTTTTCCACTAACTGTTTTTTTTTTTTGTACACTAGTATCTCCCAGATCATTTCCTATGCTCCTGTGGACTTGCAGATCATCAAGTACTACCAGCCGCCCTCCCGCTTGCTCCAGTTGATGGCAAGCGGGCGAGAAAGCCAGGTGGCTGGCAAGGCCCGCAACAAGACGATGAGGAAGAAGTCGTACATGCAGATGCCTTCTCCACGTCTGGTGTCACGCGCGCATTCTCCGCCATCTCCGCTCCCACCCATCACCTCCTGCTCCGCCACCTACAGCTACCGCAGCCTCCGATGAGGTCCATGCCCACCATATGTGTGATGAAATGACCGAGGAGTAAAAAATTGCACTTCTCTTTTTTAGCTAGGGATTTTGGTAATGCAATGTGGCGACGATCTTGTGATGTGTTTGTTCTTGATGATTTCAGTGTGGACAAATACGATGTTGCAAGTTTTTGTCTCAATTTAATGAATCGCCACATTCGGCTGTAGTGCTAGTGTGGACATATGGTGTTTTTTTTATGAACTTGGTATATTTAATGTCTTTTGGGTTAAGTATGTGCATATTTTAAATTAATTTGGATCGTCCCAATGATGGATGAAATACCGTGCAACCGTTTAAAATGTGTGTAACAAAGGATGAAAAAAGTACTTAGTATATATTTAGGAAATTAAATATAGGGGGTTCTGTTATATCCGACCACTTTAAGAATGTCAAATGGAGAGGTTTATGAAATTTACTCAGTTGAAGCTGAGGCTCTTGTAATGCATCTATGTTGTAATCTGCTCCTATGGTTTTAGCGAGACACGCTGCCACACACCGCTCGCACGGCTTAACGCGGCGATTTGTCCCTGGCAATTGCTGACTGCTGTGATTCTCTCCCTAGTCGCCGATGCAACTTGATAAGCGCGCAGCTGCAACCATCAGCCAACGGTTCGTGCGGCATCAGCCACTCGCAACAACCAATAACCACTGGGTATTTGCCACGCACCCCGTCGTGCCCGTTCCCCTCGATACGAGGCACGGAAAAGGAATCGTACCGAGGGATAATAACAGTGTATCTCCCGATTACGTGTGCTCGGTTTCTAAGGCAAGTGAAAGAAACAACGATACCCTGCCTGATGAATTGGGATAAGAATAGAACTAACAAACGGATGGCGAACAGAGATCACAATTTAAAACTGAAAGGTACATAAGCAGATGCCGGGGATAACCAGAAGGAAAACAAGGACCAAGCAACAGGCAGCGCTATTCTCAAATATCAAATTGAAGACGAATGATCACAAGGCACAGACAGTAATAAAACCGAGGTAAATAGGGATTGAGGAACGGCTGATCACAAGGAGCAGACAGTAATAAAACTGGGGCTTGGGAAATTGCTTGTATGGTGAAGAAAACTGCAGATTCATTTCAGAGTTAAGAGCTGAAAACATCTCTAAAACAACCATTTCATTACACTAAACACCACCCACGATACATAAACTTGCCTAGCAGAACCGAAACCTAAACAAGGGAGGATGAGGCATCCTTTTGTACAGACCCTTGGAACACCAAGCACTCCTAAGACCAGCTATCGCATCAAGATCAAGCGGCGGCGACCTTGCGGGCCTTCTTGGCGGCCGGGGAGCGGACGGTCTTCGGCTTCGCCTTGGCCTTGGCAGCCGGCGACTTCTTGGCCTTGGTGAccagcttcttcttctccggcgccttgcgCTTGGTGCCAACGGCGGCCGTCTTCTTGGGCTTCTCGGCCGCCTTCTTTTTGGGCTTGGCGGCGTCCTTGGCGGGCTTCGCCGCGGGCTTGGCCTTGGGGGAGTCCTTCTTGGCGGCGTCGGAGAGCTTGTAGGAGGCCTTGACCTTGACGAGCTTGCCCTTGGCGGCGGAAGCGCGGAGCTGGACGGAGAGCATCTTCTTGAAGTTGGGCGGGAGAGCCTTGCCGTGCTTCTCCTCGATGTACTTGGCGATGGCGACCGAGCTCGACCCGGTCCTGTCCTTGAGCGCCGCGATCGCCTCCTTGATCATCTGCCAAGATCCAATTCAGAATCCAATCAGCCCCAATCGAAGTCAAAACCATTCAATCAGAGGGGAACAGAGGAGAGGTTCAGAAGCTCACCTCAAAGTAGGTCGGGTGGGCGGCTCCAGCGGCGGCCGccttgggcttggcggcggcgggcttcggcTTCGGCGCCGCGGCGGCGGGCTTGGCGGGGCGGGCAGCGGGCTTGGCGAGGGCAGGCATGTCAGCTGACTGAAGCGGAGCTCTGAAACCGAAACTGAAGCGGTGCTACTTGCGCGGTGTGCTCGCTTGagatttggaggaggaggaggagctcgagaGGTGGATTGATTCGAGAGGGCCAGGTCGAGGCTTATTTATACACGCCGAGGGGGTCGATCCGGGGGGGTGGGAATGCTGCGATCTTATTGGCTGGACGGCGGTGCCGCGGATCGCGATCCGCGAGAGAGGGGGCAGGCGAATCCTGGCCGTCGGATGGTGGGGAGGGGGCTGGCGGGAGGATCAGTGTGCGCCGCCCAAAGCGGGAAACGGATTACTATCTGTCAACAAAAACGCTGGGTGGAGGGTCGGTGAACTCCGTGCGCGGTGGACCGGTGCGCTGGCGTGCACCCTCTGTGCGGGAGGGATGGGTTGGGCGCTGCAACCACTCCCCGGTGTTCTGTGGAACGGGTGTAGGGGGGACAATGAGAGGCTGTTGATTTGCCGTGGTTTCAGGCCATCGGTTGCCAATCTGGATACGGGTGTACGTGTGCTATTCGAGAGCTTTCGAGTTTGGTccattttttctttctttgtttacGGATAGCTTTCGAATTGAGTATTGTTGTGCACAGCTCCGAAATTTTTAAACATGATGTATGGCGGAATATTGAAAGCTTTTATCGACTTTAAACCATGTTTATGTTTGACACTGATGATCCCATACGACATCAAATTGATGCCCGGCCCCAATTTGACTGAAACCACGATTGTGGCACCAAGCTCATAGTTAGGTCTCCTGATTCAAAAATAACTCATACGAAATTTGGATGACTCAAATTCTCAATCTTTTGTAAAATTTTGGAACTTTCTTATGAGGGCCTTGTATTGTACTACTAGTATATTGTGTCATGATATGATTTTCTTATGAGTACCTAATATTAAAGGGCGGTGTGTTTTTTCAGTTTTTTCATCAGTCCTAAATTTTCATCCGTCACATATTTATAAATTTGCACGTGTGTCCTGTCTTTATAATCGGTCTATGTGGTACTAAAAGACGTGTTTGGTTGCCGTTTGCTACAGTGCCTGCATCGCATACACTTTTAGAATTTGCACGTGCGTCCTGTCTttaatttccttatatcatgataaatgtttattattcatgctagaaattatATTAACCAtaaactcagtacatgtgtgaatacatagacaaacaaag
This region of Triticum aestivum cultivar Chinese Spring chromosome 2D, IWGSC CS RefSeq v2.1, whole genome shotgun sequence genomic DNA includes:
- the LOC123054118 gene encoding histone H1-like, producing the protein MPALAKPAARPAKPAAAAPKPKPAAAKPKAAAAGAAHPTYFEMIKEAIAALKDRTGSSSVAIAKYIEEKHGKALPPNFKKMLSVQLRASAAKGKLVKVKASYKLSDAAKKDSPKAKPAAKPAKDAAKPKKKAAEKPKKTAAVGTKRKAPEKKKLVTKAKKSPAAKAKAKPKTVRSPAAKKARKVAAA